From the Orenia metallireducens genome, one window contains:
- the lpxB gene encoding lipid-A-disaccharide synthase, protein MPKIMVVAGEVSGDMYAAKVIKEMKKIYPDLEFIGMGGRRMKLEGVELIYDPTKLSTIGFIEAIKHLRLAYKILNKLDKAMKEEKPDVILLVDYSGFNMKVAKIAQKNGIPAVNYFAPSAWVWGKGRAKKMAKCQVKIASVFPMEEKVYREAGADVEFVGHPILDLVEPELSRDEFQKSYNINSNNKVIGLLPGSRQQEIEGLLTPMLEAAEEIKNSYENIQFILPLADSISKENIEERVRGYNLDIKLVAGHSYEVMEVADLLLVASGTATLEATCFQTPMVIVYKTTKTTYWLGKMLVKLPYIGLPNIIAEKEIVPELLQGEVTGQRIAKEAIAILNSKERTEEIKAGLKEVIIKLGESGATTRVAKLVLSTGGII, encoded by the coding sequence ATGCCAAAGATAATGGTAGTAGCTGGCGAAGTATCTGGAGATATGTATGCAGCTAAGGTAATCAAAGAGATGAAAAAGATTTATCCAGACCTTGAGTTTATTGGGATGGGTGGTCGACGTATGAAGTTAGAAGGTGTAGAATTAATTTATGATCCTACCAAACTAAGTACTATTGGTTTTATTGAGGCAATTAAGCATTTAAGATTAGCCTATAAGATTTTGAATAAATTAGATAAAGCTATGAAAGAAGAGAAGCCAGATGTGATCTTATTAGTAGATTACTCTGGCTTTAATATGAAAGTGGCCAAAATAGCTCAGAAGAATGGGATTCCTGCTGTTAACTATTTTGCACCTTCTGCTTGGGTTTGGGGGAAAGGGCGAGCTAAAAAGATGGCTAAATGCCAAGTAAAGATTGCATCAGTCTTTCCTATGGAAGAGAAGGTCTATCGTGAGGCAGGTGCAGATGTAGAATTTGTAGGTCACCCTATCTTAGATTTAGTAGAGCCTGAATTATCTAGAGATGAATTTCAAAAGTCTTATAATATTAATTCTAATAACAAAGTTATAGGTTTATTACCTGGGAGTCGTCAGCAGGAGATAGAAGGGTTATTAACCCCTATGTTAGAGGCTGCAGAGGAGATTAAAAATAGCTATGAAAATATTCAATTTATACTTCCTTTAGCAGACAGTATATCTAAAGAGAATATTGAAGAGAGGGTAAGAGGGTATAATCTTGATATTAAGTTGGTTGCTGGCCATTCTTATGAGGTGATGGAGGTAGCTGATTTATTATTAGTAGCTTCAGGAACAGCTACTTTAGAGGCTACCTGCTTTCAAACTCCAATGGTGATTGTTTATAAAACAACCAAGACAACATATTGGTTAGGAAAGATGTTGGTTAAATTACCTTATATAGGTTTACCTAATATCATAGCTGAGAAGGAAATAGTTCCAGAGTTGTTACAAGGGGAAGTAACTGGTCAGAGAATAGCTAAAGAAGCAATTGCTATATTAAATTCAAAAGAAAGAACAGAAGAAATAAAGGCAGGGTTAAAAGAGGTTATAATAAAATTAGGAGAAAGTGGAGCAACCACAAGAGTAGCTAAGTTAGTGCTAAGCACAGGAGGTATTATTTAA
- a CDS encoding LptA/OstA family protein: MKNKFLILSLVILTLLFTSVNLLAKEEETTLMADELVVDDIKSEIIAIGNVILNRDNSKLTSNKLTANQSLGEIKAIGEVILIREDIKLSAQEMTGKEELERLVFTGGVVIEQQGRKIIGQKLTFNNKSNQGLLTGKPKMESEGATITGDRFEFDLDTKKFFVYGGAHIVDESEGLMAEAEKLEYNDQSQKVILTGNVYAKRGAQTVNAEQVSINLKTRKMVAKGKTKFVIPSDEKGD, translated from the coding sequence ATGAAGAATAAATTCTTGATTTTAAGTTTAGTTATACTAACCTTGTTATTTACATCAGTTAATCTATTGGCTAAGGAAGAAGAAACTACATTAATGGCAGATGAATTGGTAGTTGATGATATAAAGTCTGAGATTATTGCTATAGGAAATGTTATATTAAATAGGGATAATTCAAAGTTAACCTCTAATAAATTAACTGCAAATCAAAGTCTAGGTGAAATAAAGGCTATAGGTGAGGTTATTCTAATTAGAGAGGATATAAAGTTATCAGCTCAAGAGATGACTGGTAAAGAGGAACTAGAGAGATTAGTTTTTACAGGTGGAGTTGTTATTGAACAACAGGGAAGAAAGATAATAGGTCAAAAATTAACATTTAATAATAAATCCAATCAAGGATTATTAACTGGTAAGCCCAAAATGGAGAGTGAGGGTGCTACTATAACTGGAGATAGATTTGAATTTGATTTAGATACTAAGAAGTTCTTTGTTTATGGTGGAGCCCATATTGTAGATGAGAGTGAAGGTTTAATGGCTGAGGCAGAAAAATTGGAGTATAATGATCAGTCCCAAAAGGTAATATTAACTGGTAATGTCTATGCGAAACGAGGTGCACAGACAGTAAATGCTGAACAGGTGAGCATCAATTTAAAGACTAGAAAGATGGTTGCTAAAGGGAAGACAAAATTTGTTATTCCTAGTGATGAAAAGGGTGATTAA
- a CDS encoding KpsF/GutQ family sugar-phosphate isomerase, which produces MDIDKLDITEIKKQAIEVLEIEAASILNLKRSVDEEFIEVVKEILECSGRVIMTGMGKSGFIAKKLAATLSSTGTPSFFLHPAEAIHGDLGMVTNQDIVIALSNSGETEEVIKILPVIKRIGAKLIAMTGGKTSTLAETANYILDTGVEEEACPLNLAPTASTTATLALGDALAIALLWARDFQPEDFALYHPGGSLGRRLLLTVEDVLHIRERNPVVDQEATLKETLFVMTSSRMGAANIIDDRGKLVGIITDGDIRRQLEESFDLLEKTAQEIMSKNPSTITKDKLAAEALKLMQEREISDLPVVDEEYRPLGLLNFQDLLKAGVL; this is translated from the coding sequence ATGGATATAGACAAATTAGATATAACAGAGATAAAGAAGCAGGCTATAGAGGTTTTGGAGATTGAAGCTGCATCAATCTTAAATTTGAAAAGATCAGTTGATGAAGAGTTTATAGAGGTAGTCAAAGAAATTCTAGAGTGTAGTGGAAGGGTGATTATGACTGGTATGGGCAAATCAGGATTTATCGCTAAAAAACTAGCAGCGACTTTATCTAGTACAGGAACACCTTCCTTCTTTTTACATCCTGCTGAAGCGATACATGGTGATTTAGGGATGGTAACCAATCAGGATATAGTAATTGCTCTATCCAATAGTGGGGAGACAGAAGAGGTTATTAAAATCTTACCAGTTATTAAAAGAATTGGAGCAAAGCTAATTGCTATGACTGGTGGAAAGACCTCTACTTTAGCAGAAACTGCTAATTATATCTTAGATACAGGTGTAGAAGAAGAGGCATGCCCTTTAAATTTAGCCCCAACAGCAAGCACTACAGCAACTTTGGCCTTAGGGGATGCCTTAGCAATCGCTTTATTATGGGCAAGAGATTTTCAGCCTGAAGATTTTGCCCTTTATCATCCAGGGGGAAGTCTTGGTAGGAGACTATTATTAACAGTAGAGGATGTCTTACATATTAGAGAGAGAAATCCTGTTGTAGATCAAGAAGCTACATTAAAAGAGACCTTATTTGTTATGACTTCATCTAGAATGGGAGCAGCCAATATTATTGATGATAGAGGAAAGCTAGTAGGTATTATTACAGATGGTGATATTAGGCGCCAGTTAGAAGAATCTTTTGATTTATTAGAGAAGACTGCTCAAGAGATTATGAGTAAGAACCCATCTACAATTACTAAAGATAAATTAGCAGCTGAAGCCTTAAAGCTTATGCAAGAGAGAGAGATTAGTGATTTACCAGTAGTTGATGAGGAATACAGACCTTTAGGACTACTCAACTTCCAAGATTTATTAAAGGCTGGGGTACTTTAG
- the lpxK gene encoding tetraacyldisaccharide 4'-kinase has protein sequence MKIEEYLLDVINGKETGIIAKIILIVLNLLSFLYQGIVNLRKLMYSWGIKKQKSLAAKVISVGNITVGGTGKTPVVQLLAKTLVGKGHKVVILNRGYKANFSDEIGLVSDGNEVLMNAEEAGDEAYMLASSLKGIPVIIGSERSQTGEFACQEFDPDFIILDDAFQHLQVARDYDLVVIDATNPFGNEHLLPRGLLREPLSSLKRAHIFFLTKVDQIGDNKLRDIKKRLIEINPAAMIITTKHNPTYLRKINSNQQNEINLTGEKILAVSGIGNPKAFEETLRGLGAELIDKLRFADHHTYTRKEVLEIYALASEKNVDRIITTEKDAVSIDDDLLEEIELEMISFEVLGIEIGIIDSIYKFDELIDRLEVVR, from the coding sequence ATGAAGATAGAAGAATATTTGTTGGATGTTATTAATGGTAAAGAGACTGGAATTATAGCTAAAATAATTTTAATAGTATTAAATTTATTATCATTTTTATACCAAGGAATAGTGAATTTAAGGAAGTTAATGTATAGCTGGGGGATAAAAAAGCAGAAGAGTTTAGCAGCCAAGGTAATTAGTGTAGGTAATATAACCGTTGGTGGTACTGGAAAGACACCAGTAGTTCAACTGTTGGCTAAGACTTTAGTAGGGAAGGGGCATAAAGTTGTTATTTTAAATCGTGGTTATAAAGCTAATTTTTCTGATGAGATAGGTTTGGTTTCTGATGGTAATGAGGTTTTAATGAATGCTGAGGAAGCTGGTGATGAGGCTTATATGTTGGCAAGTAGTTTAAAAGGTATACCAGTCATTATTGGTTCAGAAAGAAGCCAAACTGGAGAGTTTGCTTGCCAGGAATTTGACCCTGATTTTATTATTTTAGATGATGCTTTTCAACATTTACAGGTTGCTAGAGATTATGATCTAGTAGTAATTGATGCTACTAATCCTTTTGGTAATGAACATCTCTTACCTAGAGGTTTATTAAGAGAGCCTTTAAGTTCTTTAAAGAGAGCTCATATCTTTTTTTTAACTAAAGTAGATCAGATTGGGGATAATAAGTTAAGAGATATTAAAAAAAGGCTGATTGAGATTAATCCTGCGGCTATGATAATCACCACTAAACATAATCCAACTTACTTACGTAAAATAAATAGCAATCAACAGAATGAAATTAATTTAACTGGTGAGAAAATTTTAGCTGTCTCGGGTATAGGTAACCCTAAAGCTTTTGAGGAGACCTTACGTGGTTTGGGGGCAGAATTAATCGATAAGCTAAGATTTGCTGACCATCATACTTATACTCGTAAGGAAGTTTTAGAGATATATGCTTTAGCTAGTGAGAAGAATGTTGATAGAATTATTACTACAGAGAAGGATGCTGTTAGTATTGATGATGATTTATTAGAGGAGATTGAATTAGAGATGATATCCTTTGAAGTATTAGGAATAGAGATAGGGATTATTGACTCAATTTATAAGTTTGATGAGTTGATTGATAGATTGGAGGTAGTAAGATGA
- the kdsA gene encoding 3-deoxy-8-phosphooctulonate synthase, with amino-acid sequence MVKEVALNDKVIFGNNRPFVLLAGPCAIESEDRVLRIAEKVKEITEKLGIPYVFKSSYDKANRSSIESFRGPGLEEGLRILQKVKDQFNLPVISDIHTIDQAKAAAEVLDIMQIPAFLSRQTDLVVAAGKTDRVINVKKGQFLAPWDIEQVVKKIESTGNEKILLTERGVSFGYNNLVVDMRSFPIMRDTGYPVVFDATHSVQLPGGAGDSSAGERKFVPYLTRAAVGAGVDALFMEVHDEPSKALCDGPNMVRLEDLEELLSKAKAIDEIVKDI; translated from the coding sequence ATGGTTAAAGAGGTTGCATTAAATGATAAAGTTATCTTTGGTAATAATCGTCCTTTTGTTTTATTGGCAGGACCTTGTGCTATTGAGAGTGAAGATAGAGTACTTAGAATTGCTGAAAAGGTAAAAGAGATTACAGAGAAATTAGGAATTCCATATGTCTTTAAGAGTTCTTATGATAAAGCCAATCGTTCTTCAATAGAATCCTTTAGAGGTCCAGGCTTGGAAGAAGGATTAAGAATCTTACAGAAGGTTAAGGATCAGTTTAATTTACCAGTTATCTCTGATATACATACTATAGATCAAGCAAAGGCTGCTGCAGAAGTATTAGATATTATGCAGATTCCAGCATTTTTATCTAGACAGACAGATTTAGTAGTAGCAGCAGGAAAGACTGACCGAGTAATTAATGTCAAGAAGGGACAATTTTTAGCACCTTGGGATATTGAGCAGGTAGTAAAGAAGATTGAAAGTACTGGTAATGAAAAGATTTTATTAACAGAGCGTGGGGTAAGCTTTGGCTATAATAACTTAGTTGTAGATATGCGTTCCTTCCCAATAATGAGAGATACAGGATATCCAGTAGTCTTTGATGCAACTCATAGTGTACAGTTGCCTGGAGGAGCAGGAGACTCTTCAGCAGGAGAGAGAAAATTTGTTCCTTACTTAACTAGAGCTGCAGTAGGAGCAGGAGTAGATGCACTATTTATGGAGGTGCATGATGAGCCTTCTAAAGCATTATGTGATGGTCCAAATATGGTTAGATTAGAAGATTTAGAAGAGCTTTTAAGCAAAGCTAAAGCAATTGATGAAATTGTTAAAGATATTTAA
- a CDS encoding KdsC family phosphatase has protein sequence MNRVELILREKAKRIKLFITDVDGVLTDGRIILGNNGEELKFFHVHDGKGIQLAHEAGISTAIITGRESKLVERRAEELSIKEVHQNIKDKIKVFNNVLDKYNVTKEEVAYIGDDVNDLDILERVGLSFTPANGVKKVKEVVDYITTKEGGQGAVREAIEFILECQGE, from the coding sequence ATGAATAGGGTGGAGTTGATTTTAAGAGAGAAGGCTAAAAGAATAAAGTTATTTATTACTGATGTAGATGGTGTTTTAACTGATGGTAGAATCATTTTAGGGAATAATGGTGAAGAACTTAAATTCTTTCATGTTCATGATGGAAAAGGGATTCAGCTAGCCCATGAGGCTGGGATTTCAACTGCTATTATTACAGGAAGAGAATCAAAGTTGGTAGAGCGTAGGGCTGAGGAATTGAGTATTAAGGAAGTCCATCAAAATATTAAAGATAAGATTAAAGTCTTTAATAATGTCTTAGATAAATATAATGTAACTAAAGAAGAAGTTGCTTATATTGGTGATGATGTCAATGACTTAGATATTTTAGAAAGGGTTGGATTATCCTTTACTCCAGCTAATGGTGTGAAAAAGGTAAAGGAGGTAGTTGACTACATCACAACTAAAGAAGGTGGACAAGGGGCTGTAAGAGAGGCTATAGAATTTATTTTAGAGTGTCAAGGGGAATAA
- a CDS encoding lysophospholipid acyltransferase family protein, with protein MKEGLKYKIIPQFAYLLQRITSGTLKIEVKNKERLLEAKESGKSIILAFWHGQLWFPAYYLQDQGYVGLASQSRDGEYISRVLKKMGWEMVRGSTSRGGARSLLKLIKKLKAGKNIAITPDGPRGPRYQAQAGVVYLAQKSNSVIIPGGVAFSKEKVFNSWDKFQLPLPFSKVALAFGESIEVEDNLSDDKLEEYRKSVEDGLNKTVKTAKDMLGEMI; from the coding sequence ATGAAAGAGGGATTGAAATATAAAATAATTCCTCAATTTGCTTATCTTTTACAAAGGATTACTAGTGGTACTTTAAAGATAGAAGTAAAGAATAAAGAGAGACTCTTAGAAGCAAAAGAGTCTGGGAAGTCTATTATCTTAGCTTTTTGGCATGGACAACTATGGTTTCCTGCATACTATCTTCAAGATCAAGGTTATGTAGGTTTAGCTAGTCAGAGTAGAGATGGAGAGTATATTAGCAGGGTATTAAAGAAGATGGGCTGGGAGATGGTTAGAGGTTCAACTTCTAGAGGTGGAGCTCGTTCTTTATTAAAGTTAATAAAGAAATTGAAAGCAGGAAAGAATATAGCTATTACACCCGATGGACCTAGAGGTCCAAGGTACCAAGCTCAAGCAGGGGTTGTTTATTTGGCACAGAAGAGTAATAGTGTTATAATTCCTGGTGGGGTTGCTTTTTCTAAAGAGAAGGTCTTTAATAGCTGGGATAAATTTCAACTTCCTTTACCATTCTCTAAGGTAGCCTTAGCTTTTGGAGAGAGTATAGAGGTAGAAGATAACTTATCTGATGATAAGCTAGAAGAGTATAGAAAATCTGTTGAAGATGGTCTAAATAAAACAGTTAAAACTGCAAAGGATATGTTAGGTGAAATGATATGA
- the kdsB gene encoding 3-deoxy-manno-octulosonate cytidylyltransferase: MKVIAIIPARYSSTRLPGKPLKDICGKSMIQRVYEQVKLSTTLDKVIVATDDSRIYDTVKAFGGEVVMTSAEHKTGTDRLAEVAKELSSEIIVNVQGDEPLINPAMIDQAVRPLLEDTSIKMGTLKQRITSQEELESPHVVKVVTDKDDFALYFSRAMIPYPRTDIDNTYYKHIGLYVYRRGFLLDYAKMKATPLEQKESLEQLRVLENGYKIKVVETKHQAIGVDTEEDLEKVREIVDSVRCTVDS, from the coding sequence ATGAAAGTAATAGCAATTATACCAGCGCGTTATTCATCTACTAGATTACCTGGAAAGCCCCTTAAAGATATCTGTGGTAAGTCAATGATTCAAAGAGTATATGAACAGGTCAAACTATCTACTACATTAGATAAAGTTATTGTAGCTACAGATGATAGTAGAATTTATGATACAGTTAAAGCTTTTGGTGGAGAAGTAGTGATGACCTCTGCAGAGCATAAAACTGGGACTGATAGATTGGCAGAAGTAGCTAAAGAACTATCTTCGGAGATAATAGTCAATGTCCAAGGTGATGAACCTTTAATCAATCCTGCAATGATTGATCAAGCAGTCAGACCATTATTAGAAGATACTTCTATTAAGATGGGGACTTTAAAACAGAGGATAACCTCTCAAGAAGAATTAGAGAGTCCTCATGTTGTTAAAGTAGTAACAGATAAGGATGATTTTGCTCTTTATTTCTCAAGAGCCATGATTCCTTACCCTAGAACAGATATTGACAATACATATTATAAGCATATTGGGCTGTATGTTTACCGTAGAGGATTTTTATTAGATTATGCTAAGATGAAGGCTACACCTTTAGAACAGAAAGAGTCCTTAGAACAGCTAAGGGTTTTAGAGAATGGTTATAAAATTAAGGTTGTAGAGACCAAGCATCAAGCAATTGGTGTAGATACTGAAGAAGATTTGGAGAAAGTTAGAGAGATAGTTGACAGTGTACGGTGTACAGTTGACAGTTAA
- a CDS encoding lysophospholipid acyltransferase family protein has translation MRDKFFYWLFKSFKSLINLIPRKVNHLFAKLLGSLLYYIVKDRRKLAVKNIKLSLGYSREEAERLVKLVFQDIAIKFVETITLENWTDTDFNNKIKVNGLEYLEKAYSKNKGVIVFTGHIGNWDLLGLYLSWLGYPINGIARMFKNPFINKEILKIRKSKGGKVFDKKGKGVRGAFKSLIKKELLLILGDQDAHSKGTFIDFLNRPASTPTGPVVFAQKTGAVILPAYMVREGENYRLIIEEGIEVAKDANEDEIKAKLQELAYSLGNQVRDYPDQWLWLHRRWKTKAEGAS, from the coding sequence ATGAGGGATAAGTTTTTTTATTGGCTTTTTAAGTCATTTAAATCACTGATTAACCTGATACCTAGAAAGGTTAATCATCTTTTTGCTAAATTATTGGGTAGTTTATTATATTATATTGTCAAAGATCGTAGGAAGTTAGCTGTTAAAAATATTAAATTATCTTTAGGCTATTCTAGAGAAGAGGCTGAAAGGCTAGTTAAGTTGGTTTTTCAGGATATAGCTATTAAATTTGTAGAAACTATTACTTTAGAAAACTGGACTGATACTGATTTTAATAATAAGATTAAGGTTAATGGGTTAGAATATCTAGAAAAAGCCTATAGCAAGAACAAAGGTGTAATTGTATTTACTGGTCACATAGGTAATTGGGATTTATTGGGTCTATATTTATCTTGGTTAGGTTATCCTATAAATGGGATTGCTCGGATGTTTAAGAATCCCTTTATTAATAAAGAAATTCTAAAGATTAGAAAGAGTAAAGGTGGTAAGGTCTTTGATAAGAAGGGTAAAGGGGTTAGAGGAGCCTTTAAATCATTAATAAAAAAAGAGTTACTTCTAATTTTAGGTGATCAAGATGCTCATTCTAAAGGAACCTTTATAGATTTTTTAAATAGACCTGCATCTACCCCTACAGGACCAGTGGTCTTTGCTCAAAAGACTGGAGCAGTAATTCTTCCTGCTTATATGGTAAGGGAAGGGGAGAATTATCGGTTGATTATAGAAGAAGGTATTGAGGTTGCCAAGGATGCAAATGAAGATGAGATAAAGGCTAAATTACAAGAGTTGGCTTACTCTTTAGGAAACCAAGTCAGAGATTATCCTGACCAATGGCTATGGTTACATCGTAGGTGGAAGACAAAGGCTGAGGGGGCTTCATAG
- a CDS encoding ABC transporter ATP-binding protein, with protein MELAKRVLRYLQPYKGRLVLGVISMLCNAFFTVFFFDQFQKLMDVIISGLYENESSITELNLLAIGMFLIFFFRAIFQYGEKYFTAYVSQSAIKDMRNDLYGHLQCLSLDFYAKNKTGEIMSRATNDVGILQGAIVSGAIGIFSLFFQLAFGLFKLFYDNWRLTLATFIVFPLIAYVIDKFNKKIRKVSKKAQVKVASVSDILQETISGIRVVKSFGREEYEYERFSNENFENFRANMKNSQLNATLTPITELLASLSFIIILWYGGREVMAGKMTPGELTGYFALLLYITNPLKSLTRLSGTIQRALAAAERIFEVIDIEPTVRNKKDAKELNDINGYIEFKDVKFSYKDDEIALDGINLAANPGQVIALAGSSGAGKSTLVNMIPRFYDPDSGEITIDGIDIRDVTIESLRDKIGIVPQETVLFSGTIADNILYGRLDASEEEVINAAKAANAHDFIIQFPKGYKTEIGERGAGLSGGQKQRIAIARAILKDPDILILDEATSALDTESEALVQEALDRLMKNRTTFVIAHRLSTILDADKIVVMERGKVVEMGSHQELLVKGGLYKKLYEIQFNK; from the coding sequence ATGGAATTAGCTAAACGTGTACTTAGGTATCTACAACCCTATAAAGGTCGATTAGTATTGGGAGTTATCAGTATGCTTTGTAATGCCTTTTTTACTGTGTTCTTTTTTGACCAATTTCAAAAATTAATGGATGTAATTATTAGTGGACTTTATGAGAATGAATCAAGTATTACAGAATTAAATCTCCTTGCGATAGGAATGTTCTTAATATTTTTCTTTAGAGCAATCTTTCAATATGGGGAGAAATATTTTACAGCTTATGTCTCCCAAAGTGCGATTAAGGATATGCGTAATGATTTATATGGACATTTACAGTGTTTATCTTTAGATTTTTATGCTAAAAATAAGACTGGGGAGATAATGTCTAGAGCAACCAATGATGTAGGGATTTTACAGGGAGCTATTGTCTCTGGCGCTATTGGTATCTTCAGTTTGTTCTTCCAGCTTGCCTTTGGATTATTCAAGTTGTTTTATGATAATTGGAGATTAACCTTAGCTACCTTTATTGTCTTTCCACTAATTGCTTATGTTATAGACAAGTTTAATAAGAAGATTAGGAAGGTAAGTAAGAAGGCTCAGGTTAAGGTAGCTAGCGTGTCAGATATCTTACAAGAGACGATCAGTGGAATTAGAGTTGTCAAATCTTTTGGTCGTGAAGAGTATGAATATGAACGTTTTAGCAATGAAAACTTTGAAAACTTCCGTGCTAATATGAAAAACTCTCAATTGAATGCTACTTTAACTCCAATTACTGAATTATTAGCTTCTCTATCCTTTATCATTATTTTATGGTATGGTGGACGAGAGGTTATGGCAGGTAAAATGACTCCAGGAGAATTGACAGGATATTTTGCTTTATTATTATATATTACAAATCCCTTAAAATCTTTAACTAGACTATCTGGTACAATCCAGAGAGCTTTAGCAGCTGCTGAACGGATATTTGAGGTTATCGATATTGAGCCAACAGTTCGAAATAAAAAAGATGCTAAAGAACTTAATGATATTAATGGATATATAGAATTTAAAGATGTTAAATTTAGTTATAAAGATGATGAGATAGCCTTAGATGGTATTAACCTAGCTGCCAATCCTGGACAAGTTATTGCTTTGGCAGGTTCTAGTGGGGCAGGAAAATCTACTCTAGTCAATATGATACCCCGTTTTTACGATCCAGATAGTGGAGAGATAACTATTGATGGTATAGATATAAGGGATGTTACCATTGAGTCACTAAGGGATAAGATTGGAATCGTTCCTCAAGAGACTGTTCTATTTAGTGGAACTATTGCTGACAATATTCTCTATGGTCGTTTAGATGCCAGTGAGGAAGAGGTTATTAATGCTGCTAAGGCAGCAAATGCCCATGATTTCATTATTCAATTCCCTAAGGGTTATAAGACAGAGATTGGTGAGAGGGGTGCAGGATTATCTGGGGGACAAAAGCAGAGAATTGCTATAGCTAGGGCAATTTTAAAGGACCCAGATATTTTGATTCTAGATGAAGCTACGTCAGCCTTAGATACAGAATCAGAGGCTTTAGTTCAAGAGGCCTTAGATAGATTGATGAAGAATAGAACAACTTTTGTCATTGCACATAGATTGTCTACTATTTTAGATGCTGACAAGATTGTAGTTATGGAAAGAGGAAAGGTAGTAGAGATGGGAAGTCATCAGGAGCTTTTGGTAAAAGGTGGATTATATAAGAAGTTATATGAAATACAGTTCAATAAGTAG
- the lptC gene encoding LPS export ABC transporter periplasmic protein LptC, with translation MKKLSKKYLVVALIILIIVLIIFAISKFSQKPEVKISPDPLQEKKEDEPRLELEESFITLYSEDGITKWQLGAKSIQQFELGSQVILNQIQAKVYQEEEEVINVIANKGKVDIETGFIGLEGPITIRSQEKLLKADILNWNSAKNELIGLGHVLIKQPGLKVRGERFISQVDLKKLQILGNVKVISEEMGEDNEE, from the coding sequence GTGAAGAAGTTAAGTAAAAAGTATCTTGTGGTTGCTTTGATAATTTTAATAATTGTTTTGATTATCTTTGCTATAAGTAAGTTCTCTCAAAAGCCAGAAGTTAAAATTTCACCAGACCCTTTGCAAGAAAAGAAAGAAGATGAACCGCGTCTTGAGTTAGAGGAATCATTTATAACTTTATATAGTGAAGATGGTATTACTAAATGGCAGTTAGGGGCTAAATCAATTCAACAGTTTGAGCTTGGAAGTCAGGTTATATTGAACCAAATCCAAGCTAAGGTCTATCAAGAAGAGGAAGAAGTAATCAATGTTATAGCTAATAAAGGTAAAGTAGATATAGAAACAGGCTTTATTGGATTAGAAGGACCTATAACCATTAGAAGTCAAGAAAAGTTGCTTAAAGCTGATATTCTAAATTGGAATAGTGCAAAAAATGAGTTAATAGGATTAGGGCATGTATTAATCAAACAACCTGGATTAAAGGTTAGAGGTGAGCGATTTATAAGTCAGGTGGATTTAAAAAAACTACAGATATTAGGGAATGTAAAAGTCATTTCTGAAGAAATGGGTGAAGATAATGAAGAATAA